One Citrobacter amalonaticus genomic window carries:
- the caiF gene encoding carnitine metabolism transcriptional regulator CaiF yields MCEEYVEKPLYLLIADWVMAEKRWVSAKEIAKHFNMDHCKAINTVSYILAEVGEINCETKTIPNQLEGRGCQCQRLVRVTHIDPQLYARLGHSAQEKMVSKSPRMSAVPPSELNREQKWQMMLSKSMRR; encoded by the coding sequence ATGTGTGAAGAATATGTTGAAAAGCCGCTTTACCTGCTGATCGCCGATTGGGTGATGGCAGAAAAGCGTTGGGTAAGTGCGAAAGAGATTGCGAAGCACTTTAATATGGATCACTGCAAAGCGATCAATACCGTCTCTTATATTCTCGCTGAGGTCGGGGAGATTAATTGCGAGACTAAGACTATCCCTAATCAACTGGAAGGTCGTGGATGTCAGTGTCAGCGCCTGGTCAGAGTGACACACATTGATCCACAGCTGTATGCCCGCCTTGGGCATAGCGCGCAGGAGAAGATGGTCAGCAAATCGCCGCGGATGTCGGCGGTGCCGCCTTCAGAACTAAACCGCGAGCAGAAATGGCAGATGATGCTGTCAAAAAGTATGCGTCGATAA
- the caiE gene encoding carnitine operon protein CaiE produces the protein MSFYAFEGLIPVVHPEAYVHPSAVLIGDVIVGAGVYVGPLASLRGDYGRLILEAGSNLQDGCIMHGYCDTDTVVRENGHIGHGAILHGCVIGRDALVGMNSVIMDGAVIGDESIVAAMSFVKAGFTGAARQLLVGTPARVIRDVSEQELHWKRLNTQEYQDLAVRCRASLRETSPLTAVEANRPRLKGTTEVKPKSAM, from the coding sequence ATGAGTTTCTACGCCTTTGAAGGCTTAATTCCCGTGGTCCATCCCGAGGCGTATGTGCATCCCAGCGCCGTACTGATTGGCGATGTGATCGTGGGGGCTGGCGTATACGTCGGCCCGCTCGCCTCACTGCGCGGTGACTATGGTCGCCTGATCCTTGAAGCCGGTTCTAACCTTCAGGATGGCTGCATCATGCATGGCTACTGCGATACGGACACGGTGGTACGCGAGAATGGGCACATCGGACACGGTGCTATCCTGCACGGCTGCGTGATAGGTCGGGACGCTCTGGTCGGCATGAACAGCGTGATTATGGACGGTGCGGTGATCGGCGACGAAAGCATTGTCGCTGCCATGAGTTTCGTCAAAGCCGGATTTACCGGCGCAGCGCGGCAGTTGCTGGTCGGCACACCAGCCCGCGTCATTCGTGACGTCAGCGAACAGGAACTGCACTGGAAGCGGCTGAATACGCAGGAATATCAGGATCTCGCCGTACGCTGTCGGGCATCGCTACGGGAAACATCGCCATTAACGGCGGTTGAAGCAAATCGGCCACGCCTGAAGGGCACAACAGAGGTGAAGCCTAAATCGGCCATGTAA
- the caiD gene encoding crotonobetainyl-CoA hydratase translates to MSESLHLTRNGSILEIMLDRPKANAIDAKTSFQMGEVFLNFRDDPELRVAIVTGAGEKFFSAGWDLKAAAEGEAPDADFGPGGFAGLTEIFNLDKPVIAAVNGYAFGGGFELALAADFIVCADNASFALPEAKLGIVPDSGGVLRLPKILPPAIVNEMVMTGRRMNAEEALRWGIVNRVVSQQELMDSARELAQQLVNSAPLAIAALKEIYRSTSEMPVEEAYRFIRSGVLKHYPSVLHSEDAFEGPLAFAEKRDPVWKGR, encoded by the coding sequence ATGAGTGAATCTTTACATTTAACCCGCAACGGATCGATTCTGGAAATTATGTTGGATCGGCCAAAAGCAAATGCGATCGATGCCAAAACCAGTTTTCAAATGGGCGAGGTTTTTCTTAATTTCCGTGACGATCCCGAACTGCGTGTGGCGATCGTTACCGGTGCGGGCGAAAAATTCTTCTCCGCTGGCTGGGATTTAAAAGCCGCTGCGGAAGGAGAAGCGCCGGACGCGGATTTTGGCCCTGGCGGATTCGCCGGCCTGACCGAAATATTCAATCTCGACAAACCGGTGATCGCCGCCGTCAATGGCTATGCCTTCGGCGGTGGCTTTGAACTGGCGCTGGCAGCAGACTTTATTGTTTGCGCCGATAACGCCAGCTTTGCGCTACCTGAAGCCAAACTCGGGATCGTACCGGACAGCGGCGGCGTTCTGCGTCTGCCGAAAATACTGCCTCCGGCCATCGTCAACGAAATGGTCATGACCGGCAGACGCATGAATGCAGAAGAAGCGCTGCGCTGGGGGATCGTCAATCGCGTGGTCAGCCAGCAGGAACTGATGGACAGCGCGCGTGAACTGGCACAACAACTGGTAAACAGCGCACCGCTGGCAATCGCCGCGCTGAAAGAGATTTATCGCTCGACCAGTGAAATGCCAGTGGAAGAGGCTTATCGTTTCATCCGCAGCGGCGTGCTGAAGCACTATCCGTCCGTACTGCACTCCGAAGATGCGTTCGAAGGGCCGCTGGCGTTTGCTGAAAAACGCGATCCGGTCTGGAAAGGACGGTAA
- the caiC gene encoding crotonobetaine/carnitine-CoA ligase, with protein MDIVGGQHLRQMWDDLAEVYGSKTALICESSEGIVRQYSYTSLNEEINRTANLFHMLGIRKGDKVALHLDNCPEFFFCWFGLAKIGAVMVPINARLLRDESAWILQNSDVQLLVTSTAFYPMYRQIQQENATQLNHICLIGDTLPVADDVSHFAPLKDQQPTTLRYAPALSTDDMAEILFTSGTTSRPKGVVITHYNLRFAGYYSSWQCALRDDDVYLTVMPAFHIDCQCTAAMAAFSAGATFVLIEKYSARAFWGQVRKYRATVTECIPMMIRTLMVQPVSPLDREHCLREVMYYLNLSVQEKDAFLERFGVRLLTSYGMTETIVGIIGDRPGDKRRWPSIGRPGFCYEAEIRDEQNRALPAGEIGEICIKGVPGKTIFKEYYGRPDATAKALEPTGWLHTGDSGYRDEDGFFYFVDRRCNMIKRGGENVSCVELENIISAHPKIQDIVVIGIKDSIRDEAIKAFVVLNEGETLSEEEFFSFCEKNMAKFKVPSIMEIRTDLPRNCSGKIIKKNLK; from the coding sequence ATGGATATCGTTGGCGGACAACACTTACGTCAGATGTGGGACGATCTGGCCGAAGTTTATGGCAGTAAAACGGCGCTGATTTGTGAATCCAGCGAAGGGATCGTGCGCCAGTACAGCTATACCTCGCTTAACGAGGAAATCAATCGGACAGCAAACCTTTTCCACATGTTGGGGATCCGCAAAGGTGATAAGGTCGCCCTGCATCTGGATAACTGCCCGGAGTTTTTCTTCTGCTGGTTTGGGCTGGCAAAAATAGGTGCGGTCATGGTGCCGATCAATGCCCGTCTTCTGCGCGACGAAAGCGCATGGATCCTGCAAAACAGCGACGTTCAGTTGCTGGTAACCAGTACCGCTTTTTATCCGATGTATCGCCAGATCCAACAGGAAAACGCGACGCAGCTTAACCATATCTGTCTGATTGGTGACACGTTGCCGGTGGCTGACGACGTAAGCCATTTCGCGCCGTTAAAGGACCAACAGCCGACGACATTGCGTTATGCCCCTGCGTTGTCCACGGACGACATGGCTGAGATCCTGTTCACCTCCGGCACCACCTCCCGCCCCAAAGGGGTGGTGATCACCCATTACAATCTGCGTTTTGCCGGCTACTACTCGTCGTGGCAATGCGCCCTGCGTGATGACGACGTTTACCTGACGGTCATGCCTGCGTTTCACATCGACTGCCAGTGCACTGCCGCCATGGCCGCCTTCTCGGCGGGCGCAACCTTTGTGCTGATAGAGAAGTACAGCGCCCGCGCTTTCTGGGGGCAAGTGCGTAAATACCGCGCAACCGTCACGGAATGCATCCCGATGATGATCAGAACGCTGATGGTTCAACCCGTCTCACCGCTGGACAGAGAGCACTGCTTACGGGAAGTGATGTATTACCTCAACCTGTCAGTGCAGGAAAAAGATGCGTTTCTTGAACGCTTCGGCGTGCGTTTGCTGACCTCTTACGGCATGACGGAAACCATTGTCGGCATCATCGGCGATCGCCCCGGTGATAAGCGACGCTGGCCATCCATTGGACGCCCCGGCTTTTGCTACGAAGCGGAAATTCGCGATGAGCAAAACCGTGCGCTGCCCGCCGGTGAAATTGGGGAAATCTGCATCAAGGGCGTGCCGGGTAAAACGATTTTCAAAGAGTACTACGGCAGGCCGGATGCCACCGCCAAAGCGCTCGAGCCGACCGGCTGGCTGCATACCGGTGATTCCGGTTATCGCGACGAAGACGGTTTTTTCTATTTTGTCGATCGCCGCTGCAACATGATTAAGCGCGGAGGAGAAAACGTCTCTTGCGTGGAACTGGAAAATATTATTTCGGCGCACCCCAAAATTCAGGACATCGTCGTTATCGGAATTAAAGATTCGATCCGTGACGAAGCGATAAAAGCCTTTGTGGTACTCAACGAAGGTGAAACGCTCAGTGAAGAAGAGTTTTTCAGCTTCTGCGAAAAAAATATGGCGAAATTTAAAGTCCCTTCAATTATGGAGATTAGAACTGACCTGCCCCGAAATTGTTCAGGAAAAATAATCAAAAAAAATCTGAAATAA
- the caiB gene encoding L-carnitine CoA-transferase: MDRLPMPAFGPLAGLRVVFSGIEIAGPFAGQMFAEWGAEVIWIENVAWADTIRVQPNYPQLSRRNLHALSLNIFKDEGREAFLKLMETTDIFIEASKGPAFARRGITDDVLWQHNPKLVIAHLSGFGQYGTEEYTNLPAYNTIAQAFSGYLIQNGDVDQPMPAFPYTADYFSGMTATTAALAALYKVRETGKGESIDVAMYEVMLRMGQYFMMDYFNGGEICPRMTKGKDPYYAGCGLYKCADGYIVMELVGITQVTECFKDIGLAHILGTPEVPEGTQLIHRVECPYGPLVEEKLDAWLGAHTIEEVQARFAELNIACAKVLTIPELEGNPQYVARESITQWQTMDGRTCKGPNIMPKFKNNPGKIWRGMPSHGMDTAAILKNIGYNDADIKELVSKGLAKVEN; encoded by the coding sequence ATGGATCGTCTACCCATGCCTGCTTTTGGGCCGCTTGCCGGACTGCGGGTTGTCTTCTCCGGGATCGAAATCGCCGGACCATTCGCCGGGCAGATGTTTGCCGAGTGGGGCGCAGAAGTGATCTGGATTGAGAACGTCGCCTGGGCCGATACCATCCGCGTTCAGCCGAACTATCCGCAGCTGTCGCGGCGTAATTTGCACGCGCTCTCGCTGAATATTTTCAAAGATGAAGGGCGGGAAGCGTTTCTGAAACTGATGGAAACCACCGATATCTTCATTGAAGCCAGTAAAGGTCCGGCGTTTGCCCGCCGTGGAATCACCGATGACGTCCTGTGGCAACATAACCCGAAACTGGTTATCGCTCACCTGTCCGGCTTCGGCCAGTACGGTACCGAGGAGTACACCAACCTTCCGGCCTATAACACCATCGCTCAGGCCTTCAGCGGCTATCTGATCCAAAACGGCGACGTCGACCAGCCGATGCCCGCCTTCCCGTACACCGCCGACTACTTTTCCGGCATGACGGCCACCACCGCCGCGCTGGCGGCATTGTATAAGGTGCGGGAAACCGGCAAAGGCGAAAGCATCGATGTTGCGATGTACGAAGTGATGCTGCGCATGGGTCAGTACTTCATGATGGATTACTTCAACGGCGGCGAAATTTGCCCGCGCATGACCAAAGGTAAAGATCCCTACTACGCCGGTTGCGGGCTGTATAAATGCGCCGACGGTTACATCGTGATGGAGCTGGTCGGGATTACGCAGGTCACCGAATGCTTTAAAGACATCGGCCTGGCCCACATTCTCGGTACGCCGGAAGTGCCGGAAGGAACTCAGCTGATTCACCGCGTCGAGTGTCCGTATGGACCGCTGGTCGAAGAGAAACTGGATGCGTGGCTGGGCGCACATACCATAGAGGAAGTACAGGCGCGTTTCGCCGAGCTGAATATCGCCTGCGCCAAAGTGCTGACCATTCCGGAACTGGAAGGCAATCCGCAGTACGTTGCCCGCGAATCCATTACCCAGTGGCAAACGATGGATGGCCGCACCTGTAAAGGGCCAAACATCATGCCGAAATTCAAAAACAACCCGGGGAAAATCTGGCGTGGCATGCCGTCGCACGGCATGGATACCGCCGCCATTCTGAAAAATATCGGTTACAACGACGCAGACATTAAGGAACTGGTCAGTAAAGGTCTGGCCAAAGTTGAGAACTAG
- the caiA gene encoding crotonobetainyl-CoA dehydrogenase, with the protein MDFNFNDEQELFVAGIRELMASENWEAYFAECDRDSVYPERFVKALADMGIDSLLIPEEHGGLEAGFVTVAAVWMELGRLGAPTYVLYQLPGGFNTFLREGTQEQIDKIMAFQGTGKQMWNSAITEPGAGSDVGSLKTTYTRKNGKVYLNGSKCFITSSAYTPYIVVMARDGASPDKPIYTEWFVDMSKPGIKVNKLEKLGLRMDSCCEINFDDVELDEKDMFGREGNGFNRVKEEFDHERFLVALTNYGTAMCAFEDAARYANQRVQFGETIGRFQLIQEKFAHMAIKLNSMKNMLLEAAWKADNGTITSGDAAMCKYFCANAAFDVVDTSMQVLGGVGIAGNHRITRFWRDLRVDRVSGGSDEMQILTLGRAVLKQYR; encoded by the coding sequence ATGGATTTCAATTTCAATGATGAGCAGGAACTGTTTGTCGCCGGTATTCGTGAACTGATGGCCAGTGAGAACTGGGAAGCCTATTTTGCCGAGTGCGATCGCGACAGCGTGTATCCGGAGCGTTTCGTGAAAGCGCTGGCGGACATGGGCATCGATAGCCTGCTGATCCCGGAAGAACATGGCGGCCTGGAAGCCGGATTCGTCACCGTCGCTGCCGTCTGGATGGAACTGGGACGCCTCGGTGCGCCCACCTACGTGCTGTATCAGTTGCCGGGCGGTTTTAATACCTTCCTGCGCGAAGGTACCCAGGAGCAGATCGATAAAATCATGGCGTTCCAGGGAACCGGGAAACAAATGTGGAACTCCGCCATCACCGAACCGGGAGCGGGATCGGATGTTGGCAGTCTGAAAACCACTTATACCCGCAAAAATGGTAAGGTTTATCTTAATGGTAGTAAGTGTTTTATCACCAGTAGCGCCTACACCCCTTATATCGTGGTTATGGCAAGAGACGGCGCTTCCCCGGATAAACCTATCTATACCGAATGGTTTGTCGACATGAGCAAACCCGGCATCAAGGTCAACAAACTTGAGAAGTTGGGTTTGCGCATGGACAGCTGCTGTGAAATCAACTTTGACGATGTCGAGCTGGACGAAAAAGACATGTTCGGTCGGGAAGGTAACGGCTTTAACCGCGTAAAAGAAGAGTTCGACCACGAACGTTTCCTGGTAGCCCTCACCAACTACGGTACAGCAATGTGCGCCTTTGAAGATGCAGCGCGCTACGCCAACCAGCGCGTGCAGTTTGGTGAAACGATCGGTCGTTTCCAACTGATCCAGGAGAAGTTCGCCCATATGGCGATCAAATTAAACTCCATGAAAAACATGCTGCTGGAAGCCGCGTGGAAAGCCGACAACGGCACCATCACCTCGGGTGATGCCGCGATGTGTAAATACTTCTGCGCCAATGCGGCGTTTGACGTGGTGGACACCTCCATGCAGGTCCTTGGCGGCGTAGGGATTGCGGGCAACCACCGCATCACCCGTTTCTGGCGTGACCTGCGCGTTGACCGCGTGTCCGGCGGCTCTGATGAAATGCAGATCCTGACGCTCGGTCGCGCCGTGTTGAAACAATACCGTTAA
- the caiT gene encoding L-carnitine/gamma-butyrobetaine antiporter, with product MKNEKRKTGIEPKVFFPPLIIVGILCWLTVRDLDAANVVINAVFSYVTNVWGWAFEWYMVIMLIGWFWLVFGPYAKKKLGDEKPEFSTASWIFMMFASCTSAAVLFWGSIEIYYYISTPPFGLEPNSTGAKEIGLAYSLFHWGPLPWATYSFLSVAFAYFFFVRKMDVIRPSSTLVPLVGEKHAKGLFGTIIDNFYLVALIFAMGTSLGLATPLVTECMQYLFGIPHTLQLDAIIITCWIILNAICVACGLQKGVRIASDVRSYLSFLMLGWVFIVSGASFIMNYFTDSVGTLLMYLPRMLFYTDPIAKGGFPQGWTVFYWAWWVIYAIQMSIFLARISRGRTVRELCFGMVLGLTASTWILWTVLGSNTLLLMDKNIINIPQLIADHGVPRAIIETWAALPLSTATMWGFFILCFIATVTLINACSYTLAMSTCREVRDGEEPPLLVRIGWSVLVGVIGIVLLALGGLKPIQTAIIAGGCPLFFVNIMVTLSFIKDAKVHWKDK from the coding sequence ATGAAAAATGAAAAGAGAAAGACTGGAATTGAGCCAAAGGTTTTTTTCCCGCCGCTAATAATAGTCGGAATACTTTGCTGGCTAACGGTACGCGATCTCGATGCCGCAAACGTCGTTATTAATGCCGTCTTCAGTTATGTCACCAATGTCTGGGGATGGGCATTTGAGTGGTATATGGTCATTATGCTCATCGGCTGGTTCTGGCTGGTGTTTGGTCCCTACGCGAAAAAGAAATTAGGTGACGAGAAACCGGAGTTCAGCACCGCCAGCTGGATCTTCATGATGTTCGCCTCCTGTACCTCTGCCGCCGTGCTGTTCTGGGGATCGATAGAGATTTACTACTACATCTCCACACCGCCGTTTGGCCTCGAACCTAACTCCACCGGGGCGAAAGAGATTGGCCTTGCTTACAGCCTGTTCCACTGGGGGCCGCTGCCGTGGGCGACCTATAGCTTCCTCTCCGTGGCCTTCGCCTACTTCTTCTTTGTACGCAAGATGGACGTCATTCGTCCCAGCTCCACGCTGGTGCCGCTGGTCGGCGAAAAACACGCCAAAGGGCTGTTCGGCACCATCATCGATAACTTCTATCTGGTCGCACTGATCTTCGCGATGGGCACCAGCCTTGGGCTGGCGACGCCGCTGGTCACCGAATGTATGCAGTACCTGTTTGGTATCCCGCATACGCTACAACTGGATGCGATCATCATTACCTGCTGGATCATTCTGAACGCTATTTGCGTGGCCTGCGGCCTGCAAAAAGGGGTCAGGATCGCCAGTGACGTGCGCAGCTATCTGAGCTTCCTGATGCTCGGCTGGGTGTTCATCGTCAGCGGCGCCAGCTTCATCATGAACTATTTCACCGACTCCGTCGGGACGCTGCTGATGTATCTGCCGCGCATGCTGTTCTACACCGACCCGATCGCCAAAGGCGGTTTCCCGCAGGGCTGGACCGTCTTCTACTGGGCGTGGTGGGTGATTTACGCCATCCAGATGAGCATCTTCCTGGCGCGTATCTCTCGCGGTCGTACCGTGCGTGAACTGTGCTTTGGCATGGTGCTGGGCCTGACGGCCTCCACCTGGATCCTGTGGACGGTACTGGGCAGCAACACCCTGCTGCTGATGGATAAAAACATCATCAACATCCCACAACTGATTGCCGATCACGGCGTGCCGCGCGCGATTATCGAAACCTGGGCCGCTCTGCCGCTCAGCACCGCTACGATGTGGGGATTCTTTATTCTCTGTTTCATTGCCACCGTCACGCTGATCAACGCCTGCTCTTACACCCTGGCAATGTCGACCTGTCGTGAAGTGCGCGATGGCGAAGAGCCGCCGCTGCTGGTGCGTATCGGCTGGTCGGTGCTGGTCGGCGTGATTGGCATCGTGCTGCTGGCGCTCGGCGGCCTGAAGCCAATACAAACCGCGATTATCGCCGGGGGCTGCCCGCTGTTCTTCGTCAACATTATGGTGACGCTCTCCTTTATCAAAGACGCCAAAGTGCACTGGAAAGATAAATAA
- a CDS encoding electron transfer flavoprotein FixA produces MKIITCYKCVPDEQDIVVNHADGSLDFSKADGKISQYDLNAIEAACQLKQQASDAQVVALSVGGKALTNAKGRKDVLSRGPDELVVVIDDRFEQALPQQTAAALAAAAQKSGFDLILCGDGSSDLYAQQVSLLVGETLNIPAINGVSKILSLTESTLTVERELEDEIETLSIPLPAVVAVSTDINSPQIPSMKAILGAAKKPVQVWSAADIGFSAGEAWSTQTVAAPKQRERQRMVIEGDGEDQIAAFADSLRKIIN; encoded by the coding sequence ATGAAGATAATTACTTGCTACAAGTGCGTACCCGATGAACAGGATATTGTCGTCAATCACGCAGATGGTTCATTAGATTTCAGCAAAGCAGATGGCAAAATCAGCCAGTACGATCTGAATGCGATTGAAGCCGCCTGCCAGTTGAAACAGCAGGCCAGCGACGCGCAGGTGGTTGCCCTGAGCGTGGGCGGCAAGGCGTTAACCAACGCGAAAGGGCGTAAGGATGTCCTCTCCCGCGGCCCGGACGAACTGGTCGTCGTCATTGACGATCGGTTCGAGCAGGCACTGCCACAACAGACTGCCGCAGCGCTGGCCGCTGCCGCGCAAAAGTCGGGTTTTGACCTGATTCTCTGCGGCGACGGCTCCTCCGATCTCTACGCTCAGCAGGTCAGCCTGCTGGTAGGCGAAACGCTGAACATTCCCGCCATCAACGGCGTGAGTAAAATCCTCTCTCTGACGGAAAGTACGCTGACCGTTGAACGTGAACTGGAAGATGAAATTGAAACGCTGAGCATTCCGCTTCCGGCGGTCGTGGCCGTTTCCACTGACATTAACTCCCCACAAATTCCGTCGATGAAAGCCATTCTGGGGGCGGCGAAAAAACCGGTTCAGGTCTGGTCAGCGGCGGACATTGGCTTTAGCGCCGGGGAAGCCTGGTCCACGCAAACGGTGGCCGCACCGAAACAACGTGAGCGCCAGCGCATGGTGATTGAAGGCGATGGTGAAGATCAGATCGCTGCGTTTGCCGATAGTCTGCGCAAAATTATTAATTAA
- a CDS encoding electron transfer flavoprotein subunit alpha/FixB family protein: MSKFSSVWVFSDTASRLPELMSGAQILGEQVNAFVQSADEATTAIQLGAHHVWQLSGKPDDRMVEDYADVMAQTVRQQGDSGLVLLPNTRRGKLLAAKLGYRLAAAVSNDASAVTQQDGRATVKHMVYGGLAIGEETLSTPFAVLTLSSGTFEAQQPDATRSGETHSVAWQAPAITVTRTATQPRQSNSVDLDKARLVVSVGRGIGSKENISLAQALCQAIGAELACSRPVAENEKWMEHERYVGISNLMLKPELYLAVGISGQIQHMVGANGAQTIFAINKDKNAPIFQYADYGIVGDALKILPALTTALAR; this comes from the coding sequence ATGAGCAAGTTTTCCAGCGTCTGGGTATTCAGCGATACCGCGTCTCGCCTGCCGGAACTGATGAGCGGCGCGCAGATTTTAGGTGAACAGGTTAACGCATTTGTACAAAGCGCCGATGAGGCGACCACGGCCATTCAGTTGGGCGCACATCACGTCTGGCAACTGAGCGGCAAGCCGGACGATCGCATGGTGGAAGATTATGCGGACGTCATGGCGCAGACCGTTCGTCAACAGGGCGATTCTGGCCTGGTGCTGCTGCCCAACACCCGTCGCGGCAAACTGCTGGCGGCAAAACTGGGTTATCGCCTCGCGGCGGCGGTTTCTAACGATGCCAGCGCCGTGACGCAGCAGGATGGCCGGGCGACGGTCAAACACATGGTGTATGGCGGTCTGGCGATAGGCGAAGAAACGCTCTCCACGCCGTTTGCGGTACTGACGCTCAGTAGCGGTACTTTTGAGGCGCAACAGCCGGATGCGACTCGCAGCGGCGAGACGCACAGCGTAGCCTGGCAGGCGCCGGCCATTACCGTCACGCGCACCGCGACGCAGCCACGTCAGAGTAACAGCGTCGATCTCGACAAAGCCCGGCTGGTGGTCAGCGTGGGACGCGGTATCGGCAGCAAAGAGAACATCTCACTGGCGCAAGCGCTGTGTCAGGCCATTGGCGCGGAACTGGCCTGCTCGCGTCCGGTCGCCGAAAACGAGAAGTGGATGGAGCATGAGCGCTATGTCGGGATCTCGAATCTGATGCTCAAGCCGGAACTGTACCTGGCGGTGGGGATCTCCGGGCAGATCCAGCACATGGTCGGGGCGAACGGCGCGCAGACTATTTTTGCCATCAACAAAGACAAAAATGCGCCGATCTTTCAGTACGCGGATTACGGCATTGTCGGCGATGCGCTGAAGATCCTGCCCGCGCTGACGACCGCACTGGCACGCTAA
- a CDS encoding FAD-dependent oxidoreductase, with protein MSEDIFDAIIVGAGLAGSVAALVLAREGAQVLVIERGNSAGAKNVTGGRIYAHSLERIIPGFAKQAPVERVITHEKLAFMTDNGAMTVDYLNGEKAGPSQVSYSVLRSKFDAWLMEQAEEAGAQLITGIRVDNVVQRDGKVIGVEADGDVIESRVVILADGVNSLLAEKLGMAKRVEAAHVAVGVKELIELPKSVIEDRFQLQGNEGAACLFAGSPTDGLMGGGFLYTNENTLSLGLVCGLHHLQEAKKSVPQMLEDFKQHPAVAPLIAGGKLVEYAAHVVPEAGMNMQPELVGDGVLIAGDAAGMCMNLGFTIRGMDLAVAAGEAAAKTVLSAMQSNDFSRQGLAEYRQHLDNGPMRDMRMYQRLPAFLDNPRMFTRYPEMVVGIARDLFTVDGSAPVPMRKKILRHAKKVGFINLMKDGIKGVTVL; from the coding sequence ATGTCCGAAGATATCTTTGATGCCATCATCGTGGGCGCGGGGCTTGCCGGTTCTGTCGCGGCCCTGGTGCTCGCCCGCGAAGGGGCTCAGGTGTTGGTTATCGAGCGCGGAAATTCCGCTGGCGCGAAGAATGTCACCGGTGGGCGTATATACGCCCACAGTCTGGAGCGCATTATTCCAGGCTTTGCTAAGCAGGCCCCTGTTGAACGGGTCATTACTCACGAAAAACTCGCCTTTATGACCGATAACGGGGCGATGACCGTGGACTATCTCAACGGTGAAAAGGCGGGCCCGTCGCAGGTCTCTTATTCGGTGTTGCGCAGTAAATTTGACGCCTGGCTGATGGAGCAGGCGGAAGAGGCCGGCGCGCAGTTAATCACCGGGATCCGCGTGGATAATGTCGTGCAGCGTGATGGCAAAGTCATTGGCGTGGAAGCGGATGGCGACGTCATCGAATCGAGAGTGGTGATCCTCGCCGATGGCGTCAACTCCCTGCTGGCGGAAAAGCTCGGGATGGCGAAACGCGTTGAAGCCGCGCACGTGGCGGTCGGCGTGAAAGAGCTGATCGAATTGCCGAAGTCGGTGATTGAAGATCGCTTCCAGTTGCAGGGTAACGAAGGGGCGGCCTGTCTGTTCGCTGGATCACCTACGGATGGTCTGATGGGCGGTGGCTTCCTGTATACCAATGAAAATACCCTGTCACTGGGGCTGGTATGCGGGCTTCATCATCTGCAAGAGGCGAAAAAATCGGTCCCGCAAATGCTGGAAGATTTCAAACAGCATCCGGCCGTTGCCCCGCTGATCGCGGGCGGCAAACTGGTGGAATACGCGGCGCACGTGGTGCCGGAGGCCGGGATGAACATGCAGCCTGAGCTGGTGGGCGACGGCGTGCTGATTGCTGGCGACGCGGCGGGCATGTGTATGAATCTCGGCTTCACGATTCGCGGGATGGATCTCGCGGTGGCAGCAGGTGAAGCGGCGGCGAAAACGGTGCTTTCTGCCATGCAAAGCAATGACTTTAGCCGTCAGGGACTGGCGGAATATCGTCAGCATCTCGACAACGGCCCGATGCGTGATATGCGCATGTATCAGCGGCTGCCCGCGTTCCTCGATAACCCACGCATGTTTACCCGTTATCCGGAAATGGTCGTCGGTATCGCACGCGACCTCTTTACCGTCGATGGCAGCGCGCCGGTGCCGATGCGTAAGAAGATCCTGCGCCATGCGAAGAAGGTGGGCTTCATCAACCTGATGAAGGATGGCATTAAAGGAGTGACCGTATTATGA
- the fixX gene encoding ferredoxin-like protein FixX has protein sequence MTSPVNVDVKLGVNKFNVDEEHPHIIMKTAPDKQVLEVLIKACPAGLYKKQDDGSVRFDYAGCLECGTCRILGLDTALEKWEYPRGTFGVEFRYG, from the coding sequence ATGACTTCTCCCGTCAACGTAGACGTCAAGCTGGGCGTCAACAAATTCAATGTCGATGAAGAGCATCCGCACATCATCATGAAGACAGCACCGGACAAACAGGTGCTGGAGGTGTTGATCAAAGCCTGTCCTGCCGGGTTATACAAAAAGCAGGATGATGGCAGCGTGCGCTTTGATTATGCCGGATGTCTGGAGTGCGGAACGTGTCGAATTCTCGGACTTGATACGGCGCTGGAAAAATGGGAGTACCCGCGCGGCACCTTCGGCGTGGAGTTTCGTTACGGTTAA